ACGAGAACTGCTTGTGCGGTAAAATCGCTCAAAGATATGGGGCAGATGTGCATGTTCAATGCCTGTCCCGTTATCCTTTACTGACAATTCAGCCTTATGGTGCGTGGCATACAACGTGATGGAGATGGCTCCATGCTCTGGATCGGTGTGCTGCACCGCATTATGGAACAGATTCAGCACAACCTGTTTCAGCTTATAAGGGTCAGCCAGTACATGGACCGCTGCCGTCAGGTCGAGATGAATGGACCTCAACTGAGCCATCATGGCAAGTTGTGGTTGCATTTCGAGCAGCAGACTGTCCAGCTGAATGATCTCACGCTCCTGCTTCGGAGCCTGATCCAACTTGGTCAGGAGCAGTAAATCTTCAACCAGTTTGTTAATACGTACGGATTCGCCGTGCATGCTGTCCAGTGCTTTATACAATTGATCCTGATTGGTCGCTGCACCCCGCTGTAGAACTTCAATGAAGCCATGAATGGAGGTAAGCGGGGTACGAAGCTCATGGGAAGCATCGGACAAGAAACGCTGCATCTGCTCTTTTGATTCCCGTTCCGCTTCAAACGAGTTCTCCAACCTTTCAAGCATGCCATTAAATGAAACGGCGAGCTGATCCACTTCCTCTTGTCCCTGAACGATGGGAAGGCGTTCTGCGAGACTGCCTGCATCGATCTGCTGTACTTTATTCACCATATTGGAGAGGGGAACCAGCGTCCGGCGTAATACCTTGGTGTATAGAATAAGCCCGGCTACCATGGCTAAGAGCGATAACATGATGAAGATCAGAAGCTGTTTGATAATCAAGTCTCTCAGAGGTTTCGTAGCTGTACCCATCTGGACCATGGGTAAGCCTCGATTGCGTGGACCTGGTGAGGCGAATACAATCAATTGCTCATTCCCTTGGCTATCCGTTACGATTCGGTAGGGGATATGTTTTTGTTCTTTCAACTCCTCTGTAATGTCTTGATATTCAACGCTTGATAGATGAGGAGCTTTCAGACCGTCTTCCCCAAAAACATCCTCGAACGTACCTCGATTATCAAACAGCGCCAGTGAACGGTCCGGAATAAATAGCACCCGATTGCCAGACCCGTTTCCTGTCTGTCCACCAAAAGGATTGTTGGAAGAGCCACTACGTGACTGAATTCCGAGCCAAACCGGGGGCATGGACATGAGCTGTTCTTCCATGGTTTTTGCCTGATTCCGATAGAGAAAGCTTTCCATGATCCAGAATTGCAGGATACCGATTAACAATAGTAGCCCAGCAAGCACGAACAGAGAACGTGAGAGCAATTGAGAACGCAGTGAACGAGGCCAGATCCATTGGTGAAGACGTCTTAAACGAAATTTATTTTTATTAGGCAGCGAGTTCATTAGAGATCCACCCTGTACCCGACACCCCTAAGCGTGCGAATGAGTTTATGTTCTTTATCCCCGAGTTTGTCGCGCAAGGAGCGAACGTATACCTCCACAATATTTTCTTCCCCGCCAAAATCATACCCCCACACCCGGCTTAGAATGGTCGCTTTGCTAAGTACAATCCCATGATTAAGCACAATAAATTTTAACAGTTCGTATTCGGTAGGAGATAGCTCCAGGACCTGATTCTGATAGGTGATTTCTTTGCGTTGATCATCAATTCGGAAGGGACCGTGGGTGACGGCTCCTATTAATAAAGGAAATTGATTGCGCAGTCTGGCCTGAATCCGAGCGAGCAGCTCGTCGAAGGCAAAGGGTTTGATCATGTAATCGTCAGCACCTAGCCAAAGGCCCTTAACCCGATTCTCGACTTCGTCCTTCGCTGTCAGCATAATAACGCCAACCTGAGTTCCGGTCTTACGCAGACGTTCGACCACTTCGAATCCATCCATCTCTGGCATCATGACATCCAGAATAGCCATATGTGGCTTGAATTCAAGCGCCAATTCAAGCGCAGCCGCTCCATCCGGCGCGGTGCGCACATCGAAGCCCTCATTGCTTAATCCAAGCTCTAGAAATTGCAAAATATGCGGTTCATCATCAGCCAATAATATTTTAATTCCACTGCTAAGCTTCATAATGCGGGGTTCCTCCTTGCTTGCTTCCATCTTAGTTCTCCCTCAAATGAGAAGGACTGTATGTTGTATTATCGCTTGCCAAACTGAAATTTAGCTGAAAGGATTGTGAATTATCCTCAGACAACATTCAGCGGGTACTCATCCCAGTTTTATTTTGGCATGTCACAATATTAGACATGAAGAACTTTGAAGGAGTGATTAACATTGAATAACACCAAAAGAAGGATGGATCTTGTCCTTCTGCCGATTGTATTACTGGCGGCGTTTCTGAATGGGTACGGTATCTGGAACGATCAATATGCCAATTCCTACTATACGACTGCCGTTGGTAGTATGCTCAGCAACTTCCATAACTTTTTCTATGCTTCACTAGACTCGGCAGGCTCGGTCACTGTAGATAAACCACCTGTTGTCTTCTGGATTCAGACGGCCTTTGCTTATGTCTTCGGATTGCACGGATGGAGCGTTATTTTGCCGCAAGTATTAGCGGGAATCGGTTCGGTGCTCCTGATCTATTTCATGGTTAAACCTACATATGGTCTCGCAGCAGCACGAATCTCGGCACTTGCGATGGCGACTGTGCCTGTTGTGGCGGCAGTCAGCCGGACCAACAATATTGACAGCATGCTGGTGTTTACACTACTGCTGGGTTCATGGTTTTTGTTCAAAGGCAGCAAACAAGGCAGCGCTTGGCGCATTCTCGTTGCCTTTGGGTTAATAGGCATAGCCTTTAATATGAAAATGCTTCAAGCTTACATGATTCTCCCGGCTTTTTACTTGTTCTATCTGCTTGCATTTCAGGCGAAATGGAGAAGGAAGATCATGCTGCTGATCGGCAGCACAGCAGTTCTGGTGGTCGTTTCCTTATCCTGGGCGGTCACTGTGGATTCCATACCCGAAGACCAAAGACCTTATATCGGCAGCAGTGAAACGAACTCGGTCATGGAACTCGCCTTTGGATACAATGGTCTGGCTCGCCTAACGGGCCAGCAGAATACGGCAGGTAACGCAGGTATGCCAAATGGGATTGGACAGGGAAATAATCGTGGCAATCGAGCAGGCTTGTCTTCAGGTCCTAATCAGACGGGTAGTGGTGTTCCTGAGGCAGGCCAAGATGTCGATGCACCGGATAACGATAATATGAATGGTTCGAACGGTACAAACGCCATGGGCGGCATGAATAGGCCGAATGGTAATTTCCCGAACGGACAGATGCCAAATGATATAGAAATGCCAAACGGAAGAAATTTTGGCGGTAATGGTGGCGGAGGCATGTTTGGTACGGGGGAGAAAGGTCCTCTGCGTCTGTTCCAGACTGAACTTTCAGGTCAAGCTAGCTGGCTTATGCCAGTTGTATTGTTTGGTTGCATTGCCATATTTGCAGGGTTAAGACGGAGAAATATAACCAGTAAGCACAAGGAGGCCTTGTTCTGGCTGGCCTGGCTGCTTCCCGTTGCTGCCTTTTTCAGTGTGGCAGGGTTCTTCCATCAATATTATCTGATTATGCTTGCACCTCCACTTGCTGCGCTGACTGGCGCAGGATTTGTAGCGATGTGGAAGTCATATCGTGATCGCGTTGGATGGCAGGCATGGTTGCTTCCGGTGTCCGTGCTGCTGACGACTCTGTTCGGCTGGTATATCATGCAGGTGTATAACGATACGATTGGTGCAGGCTGGTCCATTAGTGAATTAATCGCAGGCATTCTGGTCACGGTCATCCTGGTCGTTATGCTTCATCGTACACATCGATGGAAACAAGGCTTCATTATCGCGGGATTCATGGTGATGCTGATTGGTCCAATCTACTGGGCATTCACCCCAATTACTTATGGTGGCAACAGCATGATTCCGGCAGCGGGACCTACTGGTTCCAATGGCATGTTTGGTGGAGCAGGAATGGGCATGCCGATGGGGAACGGTGCAGGAGATACAGAAATGCCTTCAAGGGGTGGTCGTGGCGGAATGGGCAGCCGTAACGAAGAAGTGGATACAGCCACACTGAATTATCTGAAAGAACACAATACAGGCGAAACGTATCTCTTCGCCACTACGGACTACAATCAGGCAGCACCTTATATCATCGATGAGAAAGCAGCAGTGATCACGCTTGGAGGTTTCTCCGGATCAGACCCGGTGTACACAACAGAGGAACTTGAGCAACTCATCAAGAGCGGGCAAGTGAAATATTTCATGGTTGGTGGCATGGGTGGTCGCGGAGGAAACTCAGAAATTACCGATTGGATCAAAGAGCATGGAACCGAGATTCCAACGTCAGAATGGAAGACAGGCACGGACAGCGGATCTATGGATAACAGAGACACGGAGAATGAAGCTGGACTCGGATTTGGATTCGGGTTCGGATTTAGCGGACAGACCACCTTGTACGAAGTGAAATTGTAAACTTTAATGAAAATCTCGAACGAAGTCCATTGGAAAAAGGAGGGGACGAACATGGCTCACGCGTACCGATACAGCATTATTATTCCCATGTATAACGAGGAAGCGGTGATCGAAGAGACTTATCGGCGTCTGAAGAAGGTCATGGGCAGTACAGGAGAGAGCTATGAACTGTTGTTTGTCAATGATGGCAGCGTGGATCGAAGTGCACAGATGATCCGTGATTACGCCCGTTGGGACGAGAGTGTGAAGCTGATTGATTTTGCTCGTAACTTCGGACATCAGATTGCGATAACAGCGGGTATGGACTACGCAGCGGGGGATGCGGTGGTTATTATTGATGCGGATCTGCAGGACCCTCCCGAACTGATACTGGATATGATCGCCAAGTGGAAAGAGGGTTATGAAGTCGTATATGCCCGTCGCACCAGACGAAGCGGGGAAACTCGCTTCAAGAAATGGTCGGCAAGTCTGTTCTATCGTGTACTTCGTGCCTCAACGGATACGGATATCCCGGTAGACACCGGAGATTTTCGCCTGATTGACCGCAAAGTATGTGAAGAGATGAAACGTCTTCCGGAGAAAAACCGATTTGTGCGCGGGTTGGTCAGTTGGGTCGGATTTCGTCAGACGGCTATTGAATATGAACGGGATGAACGTCTGGCAGGCGAAACAAAATATCCGCTGAAACGCATGCTGAAGCTGAGCCTGGATGGCATTACGTCATTTTCGCATAAACCGCTCAAGCTTGCAGGATATGTAGGTGCAATCCTGTCGGTAGGCGGATTCATCTACATGTTAACGGTTATTGGTTCGGCTATCTTCACAGATTCAACGATTAAAGGATGGCCATCCATTGTGAGTATCATGCTGATGTTTAACGGATTCATCTTGATCATGCTGGGCATTCTGGGCGAGTATGTTGGCCGAATCTATGATGAGACCAAGGCGCGCCCACTATACATTGTGAGAGACGTGGTTCAGGCCGAGAGCCAGCAAGCGCAATCCCGATTGACAGCACGAGTTGCTCATCATGACTGAACGTCTGATTACACTTTTCAAGTTCGGTATTGTGGGTATTGCGAATACGGCAGTGGATGCGGTGGTATTTGCTTTACTCGCAGTGGTCGGTGTGCCGGTTCTGATTGCCCAGGTAATCTCGTACAGCTGCGGTGTTACGAACAGTTATTGGCTGAACGGCAGGTGGACTTTTCGAGATGCACGAGGGGGTAACGATAGAGCGAAACTTATTCGTTTTCTAATCACCAATCTCGTCGTTCTCGCGTTAACCACGCTGATTCTGATGACTTTGCACGATATGCTGGGTTGGAGTCTCGTGATGAGCAAGATTCTGGCGACCTTGATGGGGATGGTCCTGAACTATATGGTTAGCAGATATTGGGTGTTTCGTATAGCAACTTAGCTGCCCACAGTATGAAATATTAGTTACACGAAGCAAATGAAAGGAGTGTATGATGAAATGCGAATTAAAAAAGCAGTTATTCCGGCAGCGGGTCTCGGAACCCGTTTCCTGCCAGCAACGAAAGCACAGCCTAAAGAGATGTTGCCAATCGTGGATAAACCGGCTATCCAATACATTGTTGAAGAAGCAGTGCAGTCAGGCATTGAGAATATCCTCATTGTGACCGGACGCAACAAAAAATCCATAGAGGACCATTTTGATAAATCGGTTGAACTTGAACATTCTTTGTATGCCAAGGGCAAACAGTCTTTACTGGAAGAGGTACAGGCCATCAGCGAGATGGCTAATATTCATTTTATTCGTCAAAAAGAACCGCTTGGACTGGGGCATGCCATTGGATGTGCACGGCAATTTGTAGGAGAGGATGCCTTCGCTGTACTGCTCGGAGATGACATTATGGTGTCTGATCCACCTGCACTTGCACAGATGGTGCATCTCTATGAAAAGACAGGCAGCCAGATCATCGGTGTCCGCCAGGTAGACGCTGCAAATGTGAGCAAATATGGCATCATTGATTCGAATGGTGCAGAGGACCGGGTTCATCGAGTCACCAATCTGGTTGAAAAACCTTCCCTTGCAGAAGCCCCATCCCGAACAGCTGTAATGGGAAGATACATTCTGAAACCCTCCATCTTTCCCATTCTGGATCAGATCGAGAGAGGGGCTGGAGGGGAATATCAGTTAACGGATGCCTTGAAAGAAGTAAGTCAAGTGGAGGAACTGATGGCCCTTGAACTGGAGGGACGCCGCTACGATATTGGTGATCAATTCGGATATATTCAGGCGATCTTGGAGATCGGACTGATGCGCAAGGAATTACAGCCCATGCTGACACCCTATCTTCAAAAGCTTGCAACCCAGTGGGCATAGGAATTAATTTGTAGCAGAGGTCCACATCTGCTGGTACCAGAGAGCCTCTCCTTCGTACATGGTTCTTTCATAGAATCCAGCATTGTACAATGTTTCCAGTAACGCTACAATGAGCAAGTAGTTCAAGTTGCTCTTTGAGGAGTGAGAAATCATGAATGAAACTATCATCAGAGACCTTATTAAGTATATGGACGTGGAGGACAACGCAGTCATTCAGTACATTCAGACTGAGCATCGGATGAAACTGGGACTCTTTTGGGGAATCAAGGCAGGAAGCCGTGTTCTGGAAATCGGGTGTGGTCAGGGAGATACAACGGCCGTGCTTGCACATCTGGTGGGGGAGCGTGGGTACGTTCATGGTGTAGATATTGCTCCAGAGGATTATGGCTCACCGTTGACCGTAGGCGAAGCGGCAGCTAGGCTGCAGAGATCTCCGCTGGGTGATCGAATTCGAATGGATTATGATTTTGACATTTTAAGCGATCAAGTTCAATTTGCCGAGAATGAGTTTGATGTGATCGTACTTTCCCATTGTTCCTGGTACTTGAAATCGTTTGACGAACTCGCCCAGATACTTAGAAAGATCAGGACATGGGGACATCAGTTATGTTTTGCCGAATGGGATGCACGCGTTACAGATGTGAGCCAGCTCTCGCACTGGTTATCTGTTCTGATTCAGTCCCAGGTCGAATGTTACAAGGAGAACAGTTTCTCCAATGTGCGTACACTTTTTACACCGGAGGATATACAAGAACTTGTCACTTCGGCAGGTTGGAGGATCAAAGAAGAGGCTTCAATCCATTCTCCTGAGCTGCAAGACGGCCGGTGGGAAACAGAAATGACACTGGCAGAAGCACCTGCGGAACTGAAACTGCTTCCGATCCCGGACAAAGTAAAAACACTTCTTCTTTCCGAACTGAAATTACTCAGAACACATCAAGCCTCGGGGCCTGGGAGCCCACTGGGTACGTATGCAATTGTTGCCAACAAACAGTAAGAAATTAACGAGTAAATTTCAATATCCAAAAAAAATGTGTTTACTTCATCACGGTAATTTTGATATTATAATCGCAATATCAAATGCGACGAAGAGACGAGTAGATAAAAATCATTCTTTCAAAGAGAGCTCCGGTAGCTGAAAAGGAGTAAAGAATCTTTTATTGAATAAAGACTCAGAGCAGCACATCGGAACTTAGCATTAAGGGATGGTGTGACAGGCGCTCCTGTTACAGAGCTAGAGTATGGATGGTCTACAGCTTGCAATATGGTTGTATACCTTTACTTGAAGAGGCGGATATGGTGACATATCGGCGAATCTGGGTGGTACCACGAGAATTCAATCTCGTCCCTGAGACTATTGTCTTGGGGATGGGATTTTTTGGTTTTTTCGGGGCTGTGACTACACGCTTTGGAATTGCCTGAATAGTGTTAATTAGGAAGTCCATTTCATAATACGTTTTTTGTGAGTTATGAAATGGATCAATGAGAAGAATCACTTAAACCGAAAGGAAATGATGATTGAATGTCAGCAAAATTGAAAGTTGGTATCGTCGGAGGAACGGGCATGGTAGGTCAGCGTTTTGTGGACCTGCTCGATCAACATCCATGGTTTGAAGTAACAGCTATTTCTGCAAGCGCCAATTCGGCAGGTAAAAGATATGAAGAATCCGTACAGGGCAGATGGAAACTCGCAGTTCCTATTCCGGAAGCGGTGAAGAAAATCGTGGTTCAGGATGCTTCGCAGGTCGAAGCTTTTGCCAGCCAGGTTGATTTTATTTTCTGCGCGGTTGATATGAAAAAGAATGAGATTCAAGCGCTCGAA
The window above is part of the Paenibacillus sp. 1781tsa1 genome. Proteins encoded here:
- a CDS encoding cell wall metabolism sensor histidine kinase WalK gives rise to the protein MNSLPNKNKFRLRRLHQWIWPRSLRSQLLSRSLFVLAGLLLLIGILQFWIMESFLYRNQAKTMEEQLMSMPPVWLGIQSRSGSSNNPFGGQTGNGSGNRVLFIPDRSLALFDNRGTFEDVFGEDGLKAPHLSSVEYQDITEELKEQKHIPYRIVTDSQGNEQLIVFASPGPRNRGLPMVQMGTATKPLRDLIIKQLLIFIMLSLLAMVAGLILYTKVLRRTLVPLSNMVNKVQQIDAGSLAERLPIVQGQEEVDQLAVSFNGMLERLENSFEAERESKEQMQRFLSDASHELRTPLTSIHGFIEVLQRGAATNQDQLYKALDSMHGESVRINKLVEDLLLLTKLDQAPKQEREIIQLDSLLLEMQPQLAMMAQLRSIHLDLTAAVHVLADPYKLKQVVLNLFHNAVQHTDPEHGAISITLYATHHKAELSVKDNGTGIEHAHLPHIFERFYRTSSSRSRKQGGAGLGLAITRTIVESYGGKITVRSQVGVGTEFMILMPLYKADV
- a CDS encoding response regulator transcription factor — its product is MKLSSGIKILLADDEPHILQFLELGLSNEGFDVRTAPDGAAALELALEFKPHMAILDVMMPEMDGFEVVERLRKTGTQVGVIMLTAKDEVENRVKGLWLGADDYMIKPFAFDELLARIQARLRNQFPLLIGAVTHGPFRIDDQRKEITYQNQVLELSPTEYELLKFIVLNHGIVLSKATILSRVWGYDFGGEENIVEVYVRSLRDKLGDKEHKLIRTLRGVGYRVDL
- a CDS encoding glycosyltransferase family 39 protein, which encodes MDLVLLPIVLLAAFLNGYGIWNDQYANSYYTTAVGSMLSNFHNFFYASLDSAGSVTVDKPPVVFWIQTAFAYVFGLHGWSVILPQVLAGIGSVLLIYFMVKPTYGLAAARISALAMATVPVVAAVSRTNNIDSMLVFTLLLGSWFLFKGSKQGSAWRILVAFGLIGIAFNMKMLQAYMILPAFYLFYLLAFQAKWRRKIMLLIGSTAVLVVVSLSWAVTVDSIPEDQRPYIGSSETNSVMELAFGYNGLARLTGQQNTAGNAGMPNGIGQGNNRGNRAGLSSGPNQTGSGVPEAGQDVDAPDNDNMNGSNGTNAMGGMNRPNGNFPNGQMPNDIEMPNGRNFGGNGGGGMFGTGEKGPLRLFQTELSGQASWLMPVVLFGCIAIFAGLRRRNITSKHKEALFWLAWLLPVAAFFSVAGFFHQYYLIMLAPPLAALTGAGFVAMWKSYRDRVGWQAWLLPVSVLLTTLFGWYIMQVYNDTIGAGWSISELIAGILVTVILVVMLHRTHRWKQGFIIAGFMVMLIGPIYWAFTPITYGGNSMIPAAGPTGSNGMFGGAGMGMPMGNGAGDTEMPSRGGRGGMGSRNEEVDTATLNYLKEHNTGETYLFATTDYNQAAPYIIDEKAAVITLGGFSGSDPVYTTEELEQLIKSGQVKYFMVGGMGGRGGNSEITDWIKEHGTEIPTSEWKTGTDSGSMDNRDTENEAGLGFGFGFGFSGQTTLYEVKL
- a CDS encoding glycosyltransferase family 2 protein → MAHAYRYSIIIPMYNEEAVIEETYRRLKKVMGSTGESYELLFVNDGSVDRSAQMIRDYARWDESVKLIDFARNFGHQIAITAGMDYAAGDAVVIIDADLQDPPELILDMIAKWKEGYEVVYARRTRRSGETRFKKWSASLFYRVLRASTDTDIPVDTGDFRLIDRKVCEEMKRLPEKNRFVRGLVSWVGFRQTAIEYERDERLAGETKYPLKRMLKLSLDGITSFSHKPLKLAGYVGAILSVGGFIYMLTVIGSAIFTDSTIKGWPSIVSIMLMFNGFILIMLGILGEYVGRIYDETKARPLYIVRDVVQAESQQAQSRLTARVAHHD
- a CDS encoding GtrA family protein, with amino-acid sequence MTERLITLFKFGIVGIANTAVDAVVFALLAVVGVPVLIAQVISYSCGVTNSYWLNGRWTFRDARGGNDRAKLIRFLITNLVVLALTTLILMTLHDMLGWSLVMSKILATLMGMVLNYMVSRYWVFRIAT
- the galU gene encoding UTP--glucose-1-phosphate uridylyltransferase GalU, which produces MRIKKAVIPAAGLGTRFLPATKAQPKEMLPIVDKPAIQYIVEEAVQSGIENILIVTGRNKKSIEDHFDKSVELEHSLYAKGKQSLLEEVQAISEMANIHFIRQKEPLGLGHAIGCARQFVGEDAFAVLLGDDIMVSDPPALAQMVHLYEKTGSQIIGVRQVDAANVSKYGIIDSNGAEDRVHRVTNLVEKPSLAEAPSRTAVMGRYILKPSIFPILDQIERGAGGEYQLTDALKEVSQVEELMALELEGRRYDIGDQFGYIQAILEIGLMRKELQPMLTPYLQKLATQWA
- a CDS encoding class I SAM-dependent methyltransferase; translated protein: MNETIIRDLIKYMDVEDNAVIQYIQTEHRMKLGLFWGIKAGSRVLEIGCGQGDTTAVLAHLVGERGYVHGVDIAPEDYGSPLTVGEAAARLQRSPLGDRIRMDYDFDILSDQVQFAENEFDVIVLSHCSWYLKSFDELAQILRKIRTWGHQLCFAEWDARVTDVSQLSHWLSVLIQSQVECYKENSFSNVRTLFTPEDIQELVTSAGWRIKEEASIHSPELQDGRWETEMTLAEAPAELKLLPIPDKVKTLLLSELKLLRTHQASGPGSPLGTYAIVANKQ